The segment GGAATTTGTTTTTTTCTTATCTGTCTAAGTGTTTCAAAACCATCCATGTATGGCATATATACATCGAGAATAATCAAATCGACATCATTATCCTCAAGGTATTCCAAAGCACTTTTTCCATCGCTACATTTATTTGAAACAGTAAAATCTTTATGACGGCTTACAAACTGTTCGTTTATCATTGCAACCATTGGATCATCTTCAACTATTAAAACTTTATACATAATGCACCTCCTAAGATTTATTTTGAAAAATGACGGTAAATGATGTACCCACATTTTCCTGTGATTCAACCGTTATTTTACCGCCTATAGCTTCGACCATTTCCTTTACCTGATACAATCCAGTTCCTCGGCCTTCACCTTTTGTGGAAAAGCCGTTATCGTAGATATGTTCAAGATTATCTTTACTTATTCCGATTCCTGTATCCTCAACAGTTATCAGAAGTGCATTTTCACGGGAATATATACCGAAGCGAAGCTCTTTCTGCCTTTGAATATCCTTTATATTAATAGCTT is part of the Oscillospiraceae bacterium genome and harbors:
- a CDS encoding response regulator, whose translation is MWVHHLPSFFKINLRRCIMYKVLIVEDDPMVAMINEQFVSRHKDFTVSNKCSDGKSALEYLEDNDVDLIILDVYMPYMDGFETLRQIRKKQIP